The following are encoded together in the Labeo rohita strain BAU-BD-2019 chromosome 17, IGBB_LRoh.1.0, whole genome shotgun sequence genome:
- the ak7b gene encoding adenylate kinase 7 — protein sequence MADKTEERPRNSKRVFINNVDEYTSKNIARFLDSCVVGASLVDPGEADVEEDDDTLHDEQAKLKGATFQIVGTVSSQMEEKCTFIAEEYSNLKREDLLYHLMKCDVIIYDITQHADQIDEAQWAVSAIHEEIDQFSGPKMFILVSTVMTWAMTKPADKDDPEIPFTEEHYRRRKAHPNFHDHIGLEKLVVKLGKTKSSQLSTYVVASGLPYGMGEHIFHLFFKMSWLGEVSQVPIFGDGSNIIPTIHINDLAGIIQNVIDHKPKSQYFVAVDDSKNTVEDIIKAITLVLGPGKTQNVSKEEIYLIQELTQTDIDSLLVNLRIDATYLKENFNIQWVSETGMVENIEQITEEYKQTRGLLPLRICILGPPAVGKSTIAERICKHYKLHHIKLKETITETIEILESCVLMEDAENDQSEAQEFLDTLKENMNQNGGRLDDQYVIRIMRDKLRTKPCMNQGFVLDGFPKTYEQAKELFTGDEEPEDLQSKHEKKIIPEFVFFVDATDDFLKNRVLNLPETVVEGTSYTPEQFLRRLANFRERNVEDETLLNYFEDLEIHPEHLEITSNDDNEYLLILEKICKKVGKPKNYGTILEEVEEKERQQAEQQLKKQAAERAEAERQEKEEAQHRDQCWGEWNQHLEEVRRQEHDLLESQSETLRNYLMRDVMPTLTQGLIECCRIRPDDPIDFLAEYLLKNNPEA from the exons atgGCGGACAAGACTGAGGAGAGACCGCGAAACTCCAAAcgtgtttttattaacaatgttgATGAATACACATCGAAAAATATTGCAAgg TTTTTAGACTCATGTGTGGTTGGTGCATCTCTTGTGGACCCCGGAGAGGCTGATGTGGAAGAAGATGATGACACGCTGCATGATGAGCAAGCAAAACTCAAAGGTGCAACCTTCCAGATTGTGGGAACAGTTTCCAGCCAAATGGAGGAGAAGTGCACTTTCATTGCTGAAGAGTACAGC AACTTGAAGCGTGAAGACCTTCTTTATCATCTGATGAAATGTGATGTGATCATTTATGACATTACTCAGCATGCTGATCAGATAGATGAAGCACAGTGGGCTGTCTCAG CTATTCATGAGGAAATCGACCAGTTTTCTGGCCCCAAGATGTTTATCCTGGTGTCAACAGTCATGACGTGGGCTATGACTAAACCAGCTGATAAA GATGATCCAGAGATTCCTTTTACAGAAGAACACTACAGAAGAAGAAAAGCACACCCCAACTTTCATGATCATATCGGTTTGGAGAAGCTTGTGGTCAAGTTAGGCAAAACT AAAAGCTCCCAGTTGTCTACATATGTTGTTGCTTCAGGGCTACCGTATGGAATGGGAGAACAcatctttcatttgttttttaag ATGTCATGGTTGGGCGAAGTCTCCCAGGTGCCCATCTTTGGAGATGGCTCCAATATTATCCCCACTATTCACATCAATGATCTGGCAGG GATCATTCAAAATGTCATTGACCACAAGCCGAAGTCACAATACTTTGTTGCGGTTGATGATTCCAAAAACACAGTGGAGGATATCATAAAG GCAATAACACTTGTTCTTGGACCAGGAAAAACTCAGAATGTTTCAAAAGAGGAGATTTATCTCATACAGGAGCTGACG CAAACAGATATTGATTCTTTGCTTGTCAACCTTCGTATTGACGCAACGTATCTGAAAGAGAATTTTAACATTCAGTGGGTGTCAGAAACTGGCATGGTTGAAAACATTGAGCAGATTACTGAAGAATACAAGCAGACTAGAGGATTGTTG CCCCTTCGTATCTGCATCCTGGGACCACCTGCTGTTGGGAAGAGCACTATAGCGGAGAGAATATGCAAGCATTACAAACTTCATCACATTAAGCTTAAGGAGACAATCACTGAAACAATAGAAATCCTG GAGTCGTGTGTTCTTATGGAGGACGCGGAAAACGATCAGAGTGAAGCTCAGGAGTTTCTCGACACTCTGAAGGAAAACATGAATCAGAATGGAG gaCGGCTAGATGACCAATATGTGATTCGTATAATGAGGGACAAACTCAGGACTAAACCCTGTATGAACCAGGGCTTTGTTTTGGACGGTTTTCCGAAAACATACGAGCAGGCGAAGGAGTTATTTACTG GTGATGAAGAGCCTGAGGACTTGCAATCTAAACATGAGAAAAAGATCATCCCAG AGTTTGTGTTCTTTGTCGACGCCACTGATGATTTCCTGAAAAACCGTGTTCTGAATCTACCGGAGACAGTTGTGGAAGGAACTTCCTACACCCCTGAACAGTTCCTTCGCCGCTTGGCCAATTTCAGAGAGAGAAACGTAGAGGACGAGACGTTGCTGAACTACTTTGAGGATCTGGAGATTCATCCTGAGCACTTAG AGATTACAAGCAATGATGACAATGAATACCTGCTGATATTAGAGAAGATTTGCAAAAAGGTGGGCAAACCGAAGAACTACGGGACAATCTTAGAGGAGGTGGAGGAAAAAGAGCGGCAGCAAGCTGAACAGCAGCTAAAAAAACAGGCGGCAGAGAGGGCCGAGGCAGAACGGCAGGAGAAAGAAGAGGCCCAACACAGAGATCAGTGCTGGGGGGAGTGG aATCAGCATCTTGAGGAGGTGAGAAGACAAGAACATGACCTGTTGGAATCTCAGTCAGAAACTTTAAGGAACTACCTTATGAGGGATGTGATGCCCACTCTCACCCAAGGGCTCATCGAATGCTGTAGAATACGTCCTGACGACCCCATAGACTTCCTG GCTGAGTACCTTCTCAAAAATAATCCTGAAGCGTAA